The Actinomycetota bacterium genome includes a region encoding these proteins:
- a CDS encoding ribulose-bisphosphate carboxylase large subunit: protein MGGGNGERWEAGVLPYVDMGYYEPDYEPRDTDILCAFRVSPQEGVPWEEAAGAVAGESSTATWTVVWTDRLTPYEKYRARCYDIQEVPGEENQFIAYVAYGLDLFEEGSIANLTSSIIGNVFGFKALKALRLEDMLIPPTYLKTFQGPAHGIQVERDYLRKWGRPLMGGTMKPKLGLSARNYGRVVYEALRGGLDFTKDDENINSQPFMRWQDRYMNVIEAVNKASEVTGEAKGHYMNVTAASTEEMLKRAEFAKELGSPIIMVDLTVGYTAIQSLAYWARENNLILHQHRAGHSTYTRQKNHGVNFRVIAKWMRMIGIDHIHAGTVVGKLEGDANLTYGYYDTCREGYQERDLGRGIYFTQDWVGMPGIFPVASGGIHAGQMHELLYHLGEDTVLQFGGGTLGHPQGIAAGAMANRVGIEAMIKARNEGRDLMKDGLDILKETAKKHSPELQAALDTWGDVTFEYESTDTADMAKSSS from the coding sequence ATGGGTGGTGGCAACGGAGAACGGTGGGAAGCAGGAGTCCTGCCGTACGTGGACATGGGCTATTACGAACCCGACTACGAACCGCGCGACACCGACATCCTGTGCGCCTTCCGGGTGTCCCCGCAGGAGGGGGTCCCATGGGAGGAGGCCGCCGGTGCCGTGGCGGGAGAATCGTCGACCGCGACGTGGACGGTGGTGTGGACCGACCGGCTGACGCCGTACGAGAAATACCGGGCGCGTTGCTACGACATCCAGGAGGTCCCCGGCGAGGAGAACCAGTTCATCGCGTACGTCGCGTACGGGCTGGACCTGTTCGAAGAGGGGTCGATCGCCAACCTGACGTCGTCGATCATCGGCAACGTCTTCGGCTTCAAGGCGCTCAAGGCCCTGCGGCTGGAGGACATGCTCATCCCGCCGACCTACCTCAAGACCTTCCAGGGTCCGGCGCACGGCATCCAGGTGGAGCGCGACTACCTGCGCAAGTGGGGGCGCCCGCTGATGGGCGGGACGATGAAGCCCAAGCTGGGGTTGTCGGCCCGCAACTACGGCCGGGTGGTCTACGAGGCGCTGCGCGGTGGACTGGACTTCACCAAGGACGACGAGAACATCAACTCCCAGCCGTTCATGCGCTGGCAGGACCGCTACATGAACGTGATCGAGGCGGTGAACAAGGCCTCGGAGGTGACCGGCGAAGCCAAGGGTCACTACATGAACGTGACCGCGGCCTCGACGGAGGAGATGCTCAAGCGCGCCGAGTTCGCCAAGGAGCTGGGCTCGCCGATCATCATGGTCGACCTCACGGTCGGGTACACGGCGATCCAGTCGCTGGCGTACTGGGCTCGTGAGAACAACCTCATCCTGCACCAGCACCGGGCGGGGCACTCGACCTACACGCGCCAGAAGAACCACGGCGTGAACTTCCGCGTCATCGCCAAGTGGATGCGGATGATCGGCATCGACCACATCCACGCCGGGACCGTGGTCGGCAAGCTCGAAGGCGACGCGAACCTGACCTACGGCTACTACGACACCTGCCGTGAGGGCTACCAGGAGCGTGACCTTGGCCGTGGCATCTACTTCACCCAGGACTGGGTCGGGATGCCGGGGATCTTCCCGGTGGCGTCCGGCGGGATCCACGCGGGGCAGATGCACGAGCTGCTGTACCACCTCGGTGAGGACACCGTCCTGCAGTTCGGCGGCGGAACCCTGGGTCACCCGCAGGGGATCGCGGCCGGCGCGATGGCCAACCGCGTCGGCATCGAGGCGATGATCAAGGCGCGCAACGAAGGGCGTGACCTGATGAAGGACGGCCTCGACATCCTCAAGGAGACCGCCAAGAAGCACAGCCCGGAGCTGCAGGCGGCGCTGGACACCTGGGGTGACGTGACGTTCGAGTACGAGTCGACCGATACGGCCGACATGGCCAAATCATCGAGCTGA
- a CDS encoding ribulose bisphosphate carboxylase small subunit: MKLRQGQFSYLPDFTEEEIAAQIRYAIQNGWGISIEYTDDPHPRNDYWEFWDVPMFGIEDESEVLEELRKCREEHPNIYVGLTAYRSDRNRQGPMLHFIVQRPADEPGFRLERQSKNARVLSYKVNPYATEKPAGQRYDGSK, translated from the coding sequence ATGAAGCTGAGGCAGGGACAGTTCTCCTACCTCCCCGACTTCACCGAGGAGGAGATCGCCGCGCAGATCCGCTACGCCATCCAGAACGGTTGGGGGATCTCGATCGAGTACACCGACGACCCGCACCCGCGCAACGACTACTGGGAGTTCTGGGACGTCCCGATGTTCGGCATCGAGGACGAGTCAGAGGTCCTCGAAGAGCTGCGCAAGTGCCGTGAGGAGCACCCCAACATCTACGTCGGGCTGACCGCGTACCGGTCGGACCGGAACCGCCAGGGCCCCATGCTGCACTTCATCGTGCAGCGCCCCGCCGACGAGCCCGGCTTCCGGCTCGAGCGCCAGTCCAAGAACGCCCGGGTCCTGAGCTACAAGGTCAACCCGTACGCGACCGAGAAGCCCGCTGGCCAGCGCTACGACGGCAGCAAGTGA
- a CDS encoding AAA family ATPase codes for MKVGIVGKGGVGKTTVSALFAQAYRERGSRVVAIDTDSNPNLGISLGLSLQDTESIPALPRSVVVGQGSADATAESLIGEYGRATPSGVTLLTAMRVDQAGAGCTCGSHATVRSLLSEAIDEQADVTIIDMEAGLEHLSRSGGTLAYADVLLVVMEPSRKSVITAARTMTLAEELGIPRVYGLGNKARAADDAEFFRATAGEFGVPLAGVIPFADEVARADRAGAGVATGPPAAVRVEIDRVIDFLEKQLVATA; via the coding sequence ATGAAGGTGGGCATCGTCGGTAAGGGAGGAGTCGGCAAGACCACGGTGTCCGCGCTGTTCGCGCAGGCCTACCGGGAACGCGGGTCGCGCGTCGTGGCGATCGACACGGACTCCAACCCGAACCTGGGGATCTCGCTCGGGCTGTCGCTTCAGGACACCGAATCCATCCCCGCCTTGCCCCGGTCGGTCGTGGTCGGTCAAGGCTCGGCTGACGCGACAGCGGAGTCGCTGATCGGCGAGTACGGGCGCGCGACTCCCAGCGGGGTGACGCTGCTCACGGCCATGCGCGTCGATCAGGCCGGCGCCGGGTGCACGTGCGGGAGTCACGCCACCGTCCGCAGCCTGCTGAGCGAGGCGATCGACGAGCAGGCCGACGTCACGATCATCGACATGGAGGCCGGCCTGGAGCACCTCAGCCGCTCCGGTGGGACGCTGGCGTACGCGGACGTCCTGCTGGTGGTGATGGAGCCCAGCCGCAAGTCGGTGATCACCGCCGCCCGCACCATGACGCTGGCGGAGGAGCTGGGCATCCCCCGCGTCTACGGCTTGGGCAACAAGGCCCGGGCCGCCGACGACGCGGAGTTCTTCCGCGCGACCGCCGGCGAGTTCGGCGTGCCGCTGGCCGGGGTGATCCCCTTCGCCGACGAGGTGGCTCGAGCCGACCGAGCGGGCGCCGGTGTGGCAACCGGTCCCCCGGCAGCGGTGCGGGTGGAGATCGATCGGGTGATCGACTTCCTGGAGAAGCAACTGGTGGCCACGGCCTAG
- a CDS encoding AAA family ATPase: MDLLLRPEFLLTAAVLVVGALLALFLNGAMPGTRRARRRAAGSSAGGSGGPGDDDGEWSRVPARAGQPAGELAEVVADRPGVTFADVAGLDDAIAELAEVREFLADPARFRAVGAELPKGILLCGPSGNGKTLLARALAGETGVPFHYVSAASFVEQYVGIGAARIRKLFRQAQRDAPAIVFIDELDAVGRRRSGGMSGDREFDHTLNQLLVELDGFEAAAGVLIVGATNRPELLDPALVRPGRFDRRILIDRPDVAGRESILRLHASRRPVSRQVDWRDVARQTAGLSGAELTRIVNEAALLAARRHRTRIAADDVHEAINRLVTGLRNNRVMGPDEKRLVAYHEAGHALLALLLRGVRPPPRVSIVTRSGATTRSPWSLGNDREVLTKRELMSQLIVLLGGRAAEVNTFGEPSSRAEDDLDDAAQLARRMVERWAMTGKFELAADAGDHDTDATGTSRPDPGVRKLLARAEQAARTILGDHAALLATVAETLVERETMAITAVAELTGLWSWKDDQPVEAEPPRRGRVS, translated from the coding sequence GTGGATCTGCTCCTGCGCCCCGAGTTCCTGCTCACCGCCGCGGTGCTCGTCGTCGGGGCGCTGTTAGCCCTGTTCCTCAACGGGGCGATGCCCGGAACGCGCCGGGCACGCCGTCGTGCGGCGGGCTCCAGCGCGGGAGGATCCGGCGGACCCGGCGACGATGACGGGGAGTGGTCGCGCGTCCCGGCCCGCGCCGGTCAGCCAGCCGGCGAGTTGGCGGAGGTGGTCGCGGACCGCCCCGGGGTCACGTTCGCGGACGTGGCCGGCCTGGACGACGCGATCGCGGAGTTGGCCGAGGTGCGTGAGTTCCTGGCCGACCCGGCACGGTTCCGGGCGGTCGGCGCCGAGCTCCCCAAGGGCATTCTGCTGTGCGGCCCGTCGGGCAACGGCAAGACGCTGCTGGCGCGCGCCCTGGCCGGCGAGACAGGGGTGCCTTTCCATTACGTGTCGGCGGCCAGCTTCGTGGAGCAGTACGTGGGCATCGGCGCCGCCCGTATCCGCAAGCTGTTCCGCCAGGCGCAGCGCGACGCGCCCGCGATCGTGTTCATCGACGAGCTCGACGCGGTCGGTCGGCGGCGCAGCGGGGGGATGTCGGGCGACCGCGAGTTCGACCACACCCTGAACCAACTGCTGGTGGAGCTTGACGGCTTCGAGGCGGCCGCCGGGGTGCTGATCGTCGGAGCCACCAACCGCCCGGAGCTGCTCGACCCCGCCCTGGTGCGACCGGGACGGTTCGACCGGCGCATCCTGATCGACCGTCCCGACGTGGCGGGGCGCGAGTCGATCCTGCGGTTGCACGCGTCACGGCGGCCGGTGTCACGGCAGGTCGACTGGCGGGACGTGGCACGCCAGACCGCTGGGCTCAGCGGCGCCGAACTGACGCGGATCGTCAACGAGGCGGCGCTGCTGGCCGCTCGCCGTCACCGCACCCGCATCGCCGCCGACGACGTGCACGAGGCGATCAACCGGCTGGTGACGGGACTGCGCAACAACCGGGTGATGGGACCAGACGAGAAGCGCCTGGTGGCGTACCACGAGGCGGGTCACGCACTGCTCGCCCTGTTGCTGCGCGGGGTGCGACCGCCCCCGCGGGTGTCGATCGTGACCCGTTCGGGGGCGACGACACGGTCGCCGTGGTCGCTCGGCAACGACCGTGAGGTCCTCACCAAACGCGAGTTGATGAGCCAGCTGATCGTGCTGCTCGGCGGGCGGGCGGCCGAGGTCAACACGTTCGGGGAGCCGAGCTCGCGGGCTGAGGACGATCTCGACGACGCGGCGCAGCTGGCCCGTCGGATGGTGGAACGATGGGCGATGACCGGCAAGTTCGAGCTGGCCGCGGACGCAGGAGACCACGACACCGACGCCACCGGCACCAGCCGCCCGGACCCCGGCGTGCGCAAGCTGTTGGCGCGCGCCGAGCAGGCGGCGCGGACCATCCTCGGCGACCACGCCGCGCTCTTGGCGACCGTCGCCGAGACGCTGGTCGAACGCGAGACCATGGCGATCACCGCCGTCGCCGAGCTGACCGGGCTGTGGTCGTGGAAGGACGATCAACCGGTCGAGGCTGAGCCGCCGCGGCGAGGTCGCGTCTCTTAA